In Penaeus vannamei isolate JL-2024 chromosome 40, ASM4276789v1, whole genome shotgun sequence, the genomic stretch TCTTCCATTAGCAACCGGAAAATCGATGACGATGATTCCTTATTAGCAATAACCATCCTTAAAAGGGGAGATGGTTATTGAAGAATGAGGGAGGCTTGCACACGTGTTCTCCCAAACACCTGTCGAAGCAACACTTATCGAGGCCAGCACACTTGTAGTCGTTGGAACAGGTTGTGGGGGGCCCATGGAAACGTGGGCATGTGGGACGGACTTGTGGGCAGTCGAGTGGCTTGGTGCCAACAGGTGTCTCTGGTTCGTGCACCGTCTCGCAGCAGTAGGCTTGACCCTCCGGAGTCTTGCACCAATACCTGCACTCGCTTGGGCCATTGGAGATTCCAGCGCCGATGATACCACTACCACCATGGATTCCTCCACCATGGATTCCGCCGCCGAGGAGACCGCCTCCGTGGACGCCACCGAAGCCTCCAGGAAGGAATCTGTTGGATCCTCGTCCACCTCCCCTTCGGTCTACACCGGCGGAGACGGCCACCAGGAGGCAGCACACAATCACGGCTTTGATGCTCTGCAAGAAGAGATAACGAAATTACTGACCGAGATCTACATTGAAATTATAGCTAGAGTGTTATCAACACATTAttaatttctcattttatttgaGATGAGATAAATTGCGGTGCAATATGACTGCTACTTTGTATCTTAGAAGAAGCACTTACATTCATTGTTGGTAAGAGGTGAGCTGTGTAATGTGGCGAGTGGAAGTTGCTGCCTCGCTTATATACAGGATCTGGCTACgggccgccctcctcccccctccccccgcacccctGCCTTGCCAATCGGGATATCCAGGTAAGCGGTAGAAGTTTCCAGGTAACATGCGGTGTATGGTTTCCCACTTTTtaaattttatctatttattattatcattatttatttattcattattattattatcattgctattattttattttttttttttcgaattactCAGTTCACTTCCCCTTTTTGTCATTCCattgataagaaaagagaaaatcttaAAAACATTGGTGTCCAGCGGCTGTAGTTTTTATTATGAAACCAATGAAGATAGGAGATACCTGTCtattctacttatctatttatgctCAAAACATACTTTTATGTTTGTAGACaggtatataaaagatatatacgtatctattcatttgtttgtttacacttttCGCTttcacatatacctacatatccgAATGTTTCATCAAACCCAACACATTTCCAGTCTTTGCACCAGATATTGGGGATATAAGAGTGTTCAAGTGTTCCAGGAaggtatatatcatatctattcatttgtttgtttctgttgaaGGATTCTGTTGAATTCTCGTCGTCTCTCCTTCAGTATGCACCGCCTGAGAAGGACGCCAGGAGACAACATGCGACCACGCTTTAATACTCATCTACCATGCAGTGCTTTGGAAGTATTGTTTACATAACGTGAATATCTGTATTTGTAGTGAATCCTATTAGGTATGCTGGACGGCAACTATACACTGGTAATAAGGCATGTGAGAGATGCAGTCTGGCCATTCCTCAGCCTCCACTGCCAGCCGGGAGATGCCATAGGAATGACACAGTATTGCAGGCATCGTCTCCTTTTTGGGTTTCTGGAAATTGCTTGACATATCTACCGAgtcattttgattttgtttttttagaaatattttttttcgttcttctatttatttatttagttattattgctaatggATATTGAAAAGGATAATTATACAATGGATTTCATAATTgtttaataaattgataattgatGTTGGATAGGACACCATATTAAAGTGATCACTAATTAAAGATAAACCAAAGACAGAACATAATCAAGAAAATTAAAGGACAGTTAAGAAAGGGGAAATGTAGAAACCAagctcaaaataaaaataaattaataaatgaataaataaagataatcattttaataaagaAGAGTAGAATTAAGAACATACAGTAATATGGGAAAAAATTTAAGAAGTAAAAACCAAGAATGCTATTAAAGTACTTTTAGTATGAATATTAGcattacaatagaaataactgTATCAGTCCTAttggtaatattgttattgaAACTATAACCATCATTAATACCGTTGGTCTGTTTTCAGAATTGTTTTCGTCCATTATATAGGCaatgttgttatttctttgttatttgctTTGTTTCGCTGCAATGATAATTACTTCTGCATTGCCTTGTCATTGGTTTGTTTTGACTTTGTTTTGGTGTCATTGATATTTTACCctttccattattattgctgctatcattattgtcatcttcattagcaTTACAGCTAGATTCTGATCTTCAGAACCATCATCGCAATCAGTATTAATTCTgctttcatcctcattccccgAATCAGGAGAATGAAGCGAAGCGAGTTGCTGagttgaagaaaataacaaaatgttcAATCAGGAAAAGTCCGGATCGAACCTGAAGATGAGAGGGGGTGgcagagggcgggggcggggggaggagggggggtgatcgGGTTTTTGGGCGACTGGAGTTTCaacttgatgacgtcacagcatCCAGCTCTCGTCTAGTCGTAATAgaagtatgtgtgtttgatttgGGATATTTGCTCGAACGGATGGTATCTACATCCTAAGAAAGCGAATGAGGTGGATGGACGGGAAAGAAGAACTGaagaagtgaggagaagagataggGCGAAGACGGGAGAGAACAGGATGTTGCCGTCTGGATGGGAATACACCTATCCTATCCTAGCAACCGGAATGTGTTTAATACCATTCACAATACGATAAATGGGTTTATTTGATTCAATGTACTTTATATGTGTTCAATTTCATTATAATCTAGATGTAAGGATTAAACAAATGTaaggagatatagatatatataacagtttattataaaaatagaataacaaatcACAGATTTTTGATCTTCTATTAGCAACCGGAAAATTGGTGACGATGATTCCTTATTAGCAATAACCACCTTTAGAAGGGAAGGTGATTATTGAAGAATGAGGGAGGCTTGCACACGTGTTCTCCCAGACACCTGTCGAAGCAACACTTATCGAGGCCAGCACACTTGTAGTCGTTGGAACAGGTTGTGGGGGGCCCATGGAAACGTGGGCATGTGGGACGGACTTGTGGGCAGTCGAGTGGCTTGGTGCCAACAGGTGTCTCTGGTTCGTGCACCGTCTCGCAGCAGTAGGCTTGACCCTCCGGAGTCTTGCACCAATATCTGCACTCGCTTGGGCCGTTGGAGATTCCAGCGCCGATGATACCACTACCACCATGGAATCCGCCATGAATTCCACCACCATGGATTCCGCCACCATGGATTCCGCCGCCGAGGAGACCGCCTCCGTGGACGCCACCGAAGCCTCCAGGAAGGAATCTGTTGGATCCTCGTCCACCTCCCCTTCGGTCTACACCGGCGGAGACGGCCACCAGGAGGCAGCACACGATCACGGCTTTGATGCTCTGCAAAAGGAGATGAGGGGATTACCATATGTCATATTAAATAAATTATGAATATCTGACTTTATATAAAACGTGCAGTTGTTTCTCTCTTAGAATGAAAACTTACGTTCATTGTTGGTAAGAGGTGAGCTGTGTAATGTGGCGAGTGGAAGTTGCAGCCTCGCTTATATACAGGATCtggctactccccccccccccatccctccccccgctTAGCCAGTCGGGATATCCCGGGTAAGGGGTATTAGCAGAGcatattttcccatttttcctctttttgcctttttttttacgCTCAAacctttcacaattttttttttatatctgcatTGACTAAATACATGAATATTACACACACCGAGGCAATCAGGAATGGTAAGTAGATAGtttatagatacaaaaaaaaaaaaaaataataattaaagatggGAAGTATCTATGCAcccatgtattcatttatgtttatttatatatatgtactgtatgtatttatgtacatggactgtgtatgtttgtgggtgtgatatgtatgtatgtgtactagtctgtatatgtatatgcataaatccatataaacgtgtttgtgtatatatatatatatacatatataccaatgaatgaatatgtatagttatctaactatatatatatatatatatatatatatatatatatatatatgtgtgtgtgtgtgtgtgtgtgtgtgtgtgtgtgtgtgtgtgtgtgtgtgcgtgtgtgtgtgtgtgtgtgtgtgtgtgtgtgtgtgtgggtgttatatgtatatatatacacacatacacacatgcgtatacacacacacatatgtgtgtatgaatacataaatgtacacacacacacacacacacacacacacacacacacacatatatatatatatgttatatatatatatatatatatatatatatatatatatatatatatatatatatacatatgcgttatatatatatacatatgcgttttatatatatatatatacatatatatatatatatatatatatatatatatatatatatatatatctgcgttaTATATgaatccatctgtttatctatgtatgtgcatgcatatgtatatacccgcatttatatatgtacagacgTATGGATGGTAaaaatatgcatttgtgtatgtatgtgtttatacttgtcacgcttgcatacatatatttgtgtgtgtgtgtatatatatatatatatatatatatatatatatatatatatatatatatatatatatatatatatatgtatatatatatgtatatatatatatatatatgtatatatatatatatgtatatatatatatatatatatatatatatatatatatatatatatatatatatatatatatatatatatatatagtgtgtgtgtgtgtgtgtgtgtgtgtattcatatatatatatccatatatatatatatatgtctgtatatatgtgtgtgtgtatgtgtatgtatacaagcatatatacgtattttatacacgcgcgcgcgcgcgtgcatttgtctatgcacatatgtatacttataaatatcaTGATCATTTCAATGATGTTTTATCCtaatttcactattattattggcatcatatCCAAACAAGTGGTATCgtcgctatcattatcagcaataacGCTGCTTCCatatttcattgtttattatctacttccggagatggaaaaagaagtgAGATGGTAAGGAACGGGCAATGACAGGGTTAGGCAGTCAGGAAATCCAAAGGGTAATGTACTGGATTTCCGGATTTTACCTGGAGGAAAGTAGTAGATCAAGCAGGGGGGGGggacattttttccctttttctttctttttttctttgtgtcgtTTCAACTCGATGGCGTCACGGTAACCTACAGCATTCGGGTCTAATCATTACGAAGGGAATGTGCTGTCTTTAGGATATTTAGCgtggtgtgtatttatatccaaGGAAGACAACGTAGATGCACAGATATTAAAGAGTTGTGAAGGAGCCATGGAATACCATCTCAAGTGTCATCTCAAGGAATATTCTCCTTTTTAAACATATATTATTTGGACCGTATTTCGTTTGACTTCACTGGAAATTTCACATGATAgctagttttttatttcttaaataattgtagaaatgatatgtgtgcgtgtgtgtgtgtgaccgcacatacatacatatagacatgtgtgtgtgtgtatgtgtcagtacacacacaaacgcacagacacagacacacacacaaacacatttacacatacacaaacacaaacgcacacatatatacatatatatgtatatatatatataggaatatatatatatatatatatatatatatatatatatatatatacgtatatatgtgtatacatatatatatatatatatatatatatatatatatatatatatatatatatataagtatatatatgagtatatatatatatatttatatatatatatgtttgtatgtatatatatatgtatacatatgtatttatatacatatatacataattggcCAACTGAACAGAATATCTGTTAGCAACATTACGGGAAATTCTATAGCACAAGTAGAGCTCGTACAAGGtcttctttactctttcctcACAGCCTTCCCCAATTTTCCCCTAGTCATTCTGTAATTT encodes the following:
- the LOC138860210 gene encoding uncharacterized protein; its protein translation is MNSIKAVIVCCLLVAVSAGVDRRGGGRGSNRFLPGGFGGVHGGGLLGGGIHGGGIHGGSGIIGAGISNGPSECRYWCKTPEGQAYCCETVHEPETPVGTKPLDCPQVRPTCPRFHGPPTTCSNDYKCAGLDKCCFDRCLGEHVCKPPSFFNNHLPF
- the LOC113801824 gene encoding uncharacterized protein; amino-acid sequence: MNSIKAVIVCCLLVAVSAGVDRRGGGRGSNRFLPGGFGGVHGGGLLGGGIHGGGIHGGGIHGGFHGGSGIIGAGISNGPSECRYWCKTPEGQAYCCETVHEPETPVGTKPLDCPQVRPTCPRFHGPPTTCSNDYKCAGLDKCCFDRCLGEHVCKPPSFFNNHLPF